The following are encoded together in the Proteiniphilum saccharofermentans genome:
- a CDS encoding GH36 C-terminal domain-containing protein: MRTPHVIIQYNDKDHDAGRAVVFLYQLGNELKGSSAYPYQNRYIKLKGLHPESSYRLNDEDTYITSVNLINIDIVYPLPKSYTSKIWLIENSHWLLIRTEYCPSEYL; encoded by the coding sequence ATCAGAACTCCGCATGTTATCATTCAATATAATGATAAAGATCATGATGCCGGTCGGGCTGTTGTTTTCCTTTATCAGTTAGGCAATGAATTAAAAGGAAGTTCTGCTTATCCATACCAAAATAGATATATTAAATTGAAAGGTTTACATCCTGAGTCATCATATAGACTAAATGATGAGGATACATATATTACAAGTGTAAACTTAATAAATATTGATATCGTATATCCCTTGCCTAAGTCTTATACGAGTAAAATTTGGTTGATTGAAAACAGCCATTGGTTACTCATAAGAACTGAGTACTGTCCATCGGAATATCTTTAG